From the Argopecten irradians isolate NY chromosome 13, Ai_NY, whole genome shotgun sequence genome, one window contains:
- the LOC138306275 gene encoding tropomyosin-1-like, which produces MAQMQTEIRCPNHPTVDVLFVCLEDGCKEALACPRCIIESGAHFRHKLAILDDHLGTFKEKILDYSSQTRTGILVPLQSSAKRVFDDLKRLDPATTMLMSNIEEREEKIISHTKMLVVELKKQCKDTQDSNRQKFEQYQERLMARITEVETDIAALESCLAENRKADIANAATTRLTKTYDSVEYPVDIQEITFNESDKSFNEIEALLGTLQIGSEQRGRGETEGEKIKRLEREIEDLTQIGESSQNRIRELEKEMKDRETADAEQIKGLEIDNTQLKQK; this is translated from the exons ATGGCTCAAATGCAAACCGAAATTCGCTGCCCAAACCATCCAACAGTAGACGTCCTTTTTGTCTGTCTTGAAGACGGGTGCAAAGAAGCACTTGCATGTCCTCGATGCATCATAGAATCAGGTGCACATTTTAGACATAAATTAGCTATATTAGATGACCATCTCGGCACGTTTAAGGAGAAGATACTTGATTATAGCTCTCAGACGAGAACGGGAATTCTAGTTCCTTTGCAATCAAGCGCAAAAAGGGTCTTCGATGATCTAAAGAGATTGGACCCAGCTACCACGATGTTGATGAGCAATATCGAGGAACGGGAAGAGAAAATCATCAGTCACACGAAGATGTTGGTCGtcgaattaaaaaaacaatgcaAAGATACCCAAGATTCGAATCGTCAGAAGTTTGAACAGTATCAGGAGCGGCTTATGGCGAGAATAACCGAAGTCGAAACTGATATAGCTGCGCTAGAGAGCTGTCTTGCAGAGAATAGGAAGGCGGATATTGCTAACGCTGCCACAACCCGGCTGACTAAAACATACGATAGTGTGGAGTACCCGGTTGATATCCAGGAAATCACTTTCAACGAAAGTGACAAATCTTTCAATGAAATAGAAGCACTTTTGGGAACTCTTCAAATTGGATCTGAGCAACGAGGAAG AGGAGAAACAGAAGGCGAGAAGATTAAGCGGTTGGAAAGAGAAATCGAAGATCTAACCCAAAT tGGCGAATCATCCCAAAATCGCATCCGTGAACTAGAAAAGGAAATGAAAGATCG GGAAACGGCAGACGCTGAGCAGATCAAAGGATTGGAAATTGACAACACTCAACTGAAACAAAAGTAA